A window from Candidatus Nitrospira neomarina encodes these proteins:
- the nuoI gene encoding NADH-quinone oxidoreductase subunit NuoI yields MSNSPTTKKFFDAVLFREIWDAMKVTLKHLLHRPITFQYPREKRTIPDAHRGALCLLRYEDGTERCVGCDLCEAACPSRCIKVISEEDKTLPLQRYASEFYIDITKCVFCGYCVEACPVNALAMTKVYEFSTHDKRTLLFDKARLYQIGERHIDDAKKYLYAHNQEKEGEEGRAYRYHFPVSIKSTQEP; encoded by the coding sequence ATGAGTAATTCTCCAACGACAAAAAAGTTTTTCGACGCCGTGCTCTTCCGAGAAATCTGGGATGCGATGAAGGTAACGCTCAAGCATTTGCTGCATCGCCCCATTACGTTTCAATATCCCCGGGAGAAACGAACGATTCCTGATGCCCATCGTGGCGCACTTTGCCTGTTACGGTATGAAGATGGGACAGAACGCTGTGTGGGCTGTGATTTATGTGAAGCAGCCTGCCCTTCACGCTGCATTAAGGTTATCAGCGAAGAAGACAAAACTCTCCCGCTCCAACGGTATGCTTCCGAATTTTACATCGACATTACGAAGTGCGTGTTTTGTGGGTACTGCGTCGAAGCCTGTCCGGTTAATGCCCTGGCGATGACGAAGGTTTATGAATTTTCGACCCATGATAAGCGGACCCTCCTCTTTGACAAGGCGCGGCTCTACCAGATTGGAGAGCGTCATATAGATGATGCCAAAAAGTATCTCTATGCTCATAACCAAGAGAAGGAAGGGGAGGAAGGCCGCGCCTACCGCTACCATTTCCCTGTTTCAATAAAAAGTACCCAGGAACCGTAG
- a CDS encoding NADH-quinone oxidoreductase subunit J family protein, which yields MMWLLFGYFATVSVVAGVLTVALRNAVHCALALLTLLLHVAGLFVLLNAEFLFAVQIIVYAGAILILYLFVLMLMNLKTEEQHLHKRFAFLVFAGIAIFGELLILLFQSPYGGVIGAATPDLILQTGPSHAIGITMFSDYLLLFEVIGIFLLGAVIGAIVLAKTPAKTDPQEEPGLSSMP from the coding sequence ATGATGTGGCTTCTTTTCGGATATTTTGCCACGGTGAGTGTCGTGGCAGGGGTTTTGACTGTGGCATTGCGAAATGCCGTGCACTGCGCGTTGGCCTTGCTGACGCTCCTCCTCCATGTCGCGGGTCTGTTTGTCCTGTTGAATGCGGAATTTCTTTTTGCGGTGCAAATCATTGTGTATGCGGGAGCGATTCTTATTCTGTATCTTTTCGTGTTGATGTTGATGAATTTAAAAACGGAGGAACAGCATCTTCATAAAAGATTTGCCTTTTTAGTTTTTGCCGGAATCGCAATTTTTGGAGAACTTCTGATTCTTCTCTTTCAATCGCCTTATGGCGGTGTGATTGGAGCGGCCACGCCTGACCTCATCCTGCAAACGGGCCCCAGCCATGCCATTGGGATCACGATGTTTAGCGATTATTTATTGCTCTTTGAAGTGATTGGAATTTTCCTGTTAGGGGCTGTGATCGGTGCCATCGTTCTTGCTAAAACACCGGCGAAGACTGACCCACAAGAAGAACCAGGCCTTTCTTCCATGCCCTAA
- the nuoK gene encoding NADH-quinone oxidoreductase subunit NuoK: protein MIPLSAYVALSAILFMTGLVGVLIRRNFIVVLMSVEIMLNAANINLVAFSHYLHSMSGQMAALFIIAVAAAEAAVGLAIIIVVFRGKMATNVDQINILKW from the coding sequence ATGATCCCTCTTTCAGCCTATGTGGCCCTCAGCGCTATTTTGTTTATGACCGGACTCGTCGGCGTCCTGATCCGGCGGAATTTTATTGTCGTCCTGATGTCCGTAGAGATTATGTTGAATGCCGCCAATATCAATCTGGTGGCTTTTTCTCATTACCTGCATTCCATGTCCGGGCAAATGGCGGCCCTTTTTATCATTGCGGTGGCCGCAGCGGAAGCCGCTGTCGGATTAGCGATTATCATTGTGGTGTTTCGCGGGAAAATGGCCACGAACGTCGATCAAATTAATATTTTAAAGTGGTAA
- the nuoL gene encoding NADH-quinone oxidoreductase subunit L, with protein MFDLLVLLIPLFPLLAVLVNGLVGSRYSHDMAGRLAFGSVGLSFLCVLGVFVSILGDPTPREVIAYSWIFGGDLSINLAFLIDPLSVIMLLVVTGVGFLIHVYSVGYMHGEEGFTRFFTYMNLFMVSMLLLVMGNNYVVLFIGWEGVGLCSYLLIGYYYEKISAGKAATKAFVVNRIGDAGFLLAIFLIFSHFGTLDYTAVMAQASTLSTEMATAISLCLLVGAIGKSAQLPLYTWLPDAMEGPTPVSALIHAATMVTAGVYMVVRNHVIFDMAPMALATVGIVGGVTALFAATIGLVQNDIKRVLAYSTVSQLGYMFLACGVGAYTAAIFHLMTHAFFKALLFLSAGSVIHALGGEQDIRKMGGLHDKIPTTYRVFLIGTLAIAGIPPLAGFWSKDEIMAHAFVHGYYLLYLLAAVGAFLTSFYMFRLTYLTFYGSSRVDPHVAHHIHESPSVMTTPLVILAGLALFGGFLGVPPEHGWFHGFLHDVATPLGAEVHEVGWGMLLSLMGVAIAIALGGWGLAHYMYAMRPQMAGEWAAKSPRAYTTILNKYYVDEMYDVLIVEPCKKLGLLWDWFDRQILDRFVVGIGRGTDVSAGAITWVEKYVIYAGLNVVGYSNHLLSWSWRKIQSGMVHHYAAIIVIGLALLIHLALVWFIGSSAAGMSIR; from the coding sequence GTGTTCGATCTGCTCGTTCTCCTGATTCCTCTTTTCCCTCTGCTGGCCGTGTTGGTCAACGGGCTGGTGGGCTCTCGCTATTCCCATGACATGGCAGGACGCCTGGCTTTTGGCTCCGTCGGATTGTCATTTCTCTGTGTGCTCGGTGTTTTCGTTTCGATTCTCGGAGATCCTACACCGCGAGAAGTCATTGCCTACTCCTGGATTTTCGGAGGCGATCTCTCCATAAATCTTGCCTTCCTCATCGACCCGCTGAGTGTCATCATGCTGTTAGTAGTGACCGGTGTGGGGTTCCTCATCCATGTCTATTCCGTAGGCTATATGCATGGTGAAGAAGGGTTTACCCGCTTCTTCACCTATATGAACCTTTTTATGGTTTCCATGCTGCTGCTCGTCATGGGAAACAATTATGTCGTGCTGTTCATTGGGTGGGAGGGCGTGGGGCTCTGTTCCTACCTATTGATCGGGTACTACTATGAGAAAATCTCGGCGGGGAAGGCCGCGACCAAAGCCTTTGTCGTGAACCGGATTGGCGACGCCGGATTTTTGTTGGCGATATTCCTGATCTTTTCGCATTTCGGCACACTCGATTACACGGCCGTGATGGCCCAAGCCTCGACCCTTTCAACTGAAATGGCCACCGCCATCTCGCTCTGTTTGTTAGTTGGAGCGATTGGCAAGTCGGCGCAATTACCTTTATACACCTGGTTGCCCGATGCGATGGAAGGCCCAACTCCGGTGAGTGCGCTTATCCATGCAGCCACCATGGTCACCGCCGGGGTCTATATGGTGGTGAGAAACCATGTGATATTTGATATGGCGCCGATGGCTTTGGCTACGGTGGGCATTGTTGGAGGCGTCACGGCACTGTTTGCCGCCACGATTGGACTTGTTCAAAACGATATTAAACGTGTGTTGGCCTATTCAACCGTCAGCCAGTTGGGCTATATGTTCCTGGCCTGTGGGGTTGGCGCCTATACTGCCGCCATCTTTCACCTGATGACCCATGCATTTTTCAAAGCACTTCTATTCTTGTCGGCCGGTTCGGTAATTCATGCTTTGGGTGGGGAGCAGGACATCCGGAAGATGGGCGGACTGCATGACAAGATTCCAACGACCTATCGTGTATTTCTGATCGGTACTCTCGCCATTGCGGGTATTCCTCCCTTGGCAGGCTTTTGGAGTAAAGATGAAATTATGGCTCATGCCTTCGTCCATGGCTATTATCTCTTGTATCTTCTGGCCGCTGTTGGAGCGTTTTTGACCAGTTTTTATATGTTCAGGCTCACGTATCTGACGTTCTATGGGTCATCTCGAGTTGATCCCCATGTGGCCCACCATATTCATGAATCACCTTCGGTGATGACCACTCCGCTCGTGATTTTGGCCGGGTTGGCCCTTTTCGGAGGATTTCTTGGTGTACCCCCGGAGCATGGCTGGTTCCATGGATTTTTACATGATGTGGCGACTCCATTGGGTGCTGAGGTCCATGAAGTGGGGTGGGGTATGTTGTTGAGCCTCATGGGTGTGGCCATAGCGATCGCCTTGGGTGGATGGGGTTTAGCGCATTATATGTATGCTATGCGTCCTCAGATGGCCGGCGAATGGGCTGCAAAATCTCCGCGAGCCTACACCACAATTCTGAATAAATATTATGTCGATGAGATGTATGACGTCTTAATTGTGGAACCCTGTAAGAAATTGGGATTGCTATGGGATTGGTTTGATCGACAGATTCTTGACCGCTTCGTCGTGGGGATCGGGCGAGGCACGGATGTCAGCGCTGGTGCGATTACCTGGGTTGAAAAATATGTGATCTACGCAGGATTGAATGTGGTGGGTTATTCCAATCATCTTCTCTCGTGGTCGTGGCGAAAAATACAAAGTGGCATGGTCCATCATTATGCCGCCATTATTGTCATCGGGCTGGCGCTGCTCATTCATCTGGCCCTGGTGTGGTTTATTGGATCTTCCGCCGCCGGTATGTCCATTCGGTAA
- a CDS encoding complex I subunit 4 family protein, with protein MQEELQFGFPILTFLTFFPFLGAMVIWALKDQDLIRKSVLGIASLEMVVASLMLWRFVPETAAMQFAERHEWIPFLGISYHLAVDGISVLFVGLNAFLILLLVLYAWDTVHARPKAFYMCLLGMEATMMGIFVSIDLILFFVFWELMLIPSYFLIKLWGPGEQRQYAALKYVLYTLLGSVFMLVGFCLLSLNYFEAKQVYSFDLLDLLAVQIPLSQQLLIFWLIFLGLAFKAPIFPFHSWLPDALVQGPIPMSVMLAGIKLGTYGFLRFSFPLLPDASQHATVVAILMTLGLAAIVYGAIVAIIQPDFRRLLVFSSISHLGFVVVGMFALNFQGIQGSLITMINLGFSTAGLFFLAGFIYERLGHNDVRRYSGLAKKMPLLATFMLIIGMASIGLPGTNGFIGEFLILLGVFQAWWLYGAIAVTGIIFAAAYFLWFYERSIFGPLKESVPAAIRDLNSREWAIGVALSVMIFWIGIYPSPFLRMVNGSVQEVVDRLHPGMATAHQHDSLLATEVTRN; from the coding sequence ATGCAAGAAGAATTACAATTCGGGTTCCCTATTCTGACCTTTCTGACTTTCTTTCCGTTTCTCGGGGCGATGGTTATTTGGGCTTTGAAGGATCAAGACCTGATCCGGAAGAGTGTGCTGGGGATTGCGAGCCTGGAAATGGTCGTGGCGTCGCTGATGTTATGGCGATTCGTCCCGGAGACAGCGGCCATGCAGTTCGCCGAACGTCATGAATGGATTCCTTTCCTGGGGATTAGTTATCACCTGGCGGTCGACGGAATCAGCGTTCTGTTCGTGGGCCTGAACGCTTTCCTCATCCTGCTTCTGGTTCTCTACGCCTGGGATACGGTTCATGCTCGTCCCAAAGCGTTTTATATGTGCCTGCTGGGCATGGAAGCGACGATGATGGGGATTTTCGTCTCCATTGATTTGATCCTCTTTTTTGTATTTTGGGAACTCATGCTCATCCCCAGTTATTTCCTGATTAAACTCTGGGGCCCTGGAGAACAACGTCAATATGCGGCCTTAAAGTACGTCCTCTATACTCTCCTGGGGAGCGTGTTCATGCTTGTGGGCTTTTGCCTTCTGAGCTTGAACTATTTTGAAGCGAAACAGGTGTATAGCTTCGACTTACTCGACTTGCTTGCTGTTCAGATTCCTCTTAGTCAGCAACTGCTGATTTTTTGGTTGATATTTTTGGGGCTAGCCTTTAAGGCGCCCATATTTCCATTTCATTCCTGGCTGCCCGATGCTTTGGTTCAAGGGCCGATCCCCATGTCTGTCATGCTGGCCGGGATTAAGTTAGGTACATATGGTTTCCTGCGTTTTTCGTTCCCTTTGCTCCCCGATGCCTCTCAGCACGCCACGGTGGTCGCTATTCTCATGACCCTGGGTCTGGCCGCAATTGTGTATGGGGCGATTGTCGCCATCATCCAGCCTGACTTCCGGCGTCTGCTCGTGTTTAGCAGTATTAGCCATTTGGGTTTTGTGGTCGTGGGTATGTTTGCGCTGAATTTCCAAGGAATACAAGGCAGCCTGATAACCATGATTAATTTGGGATTCAGCACTGCGGGATTATTTTTCCTGGCCGGCTTCATTTATGAACGTCTAGGCCATAATGACGTACGACGATACAGTGGGTTGGCGAAAAAAATGCCGCTTCTTGCCACGTTTATGCTCATCATTGGAATGGCCTCCATTGGTTTACCGGGAACCAACGGTTTTATAGGGGAATTCCTCATTTTATTGGGCGTGTTCCAAGCCTGGTGGCTCTATGGAGCCATTGCGGTTACCGGGATCATTTTTGCCGCAGCATACTTTTTGTGGTTTTATGAGCGGTCCATCTTTGGACCATTGAAAGAGAGTGTGCCGGCAGCCATTAGGGATTTAAATAGCCGTGAATGGGCAATCGGTGTGGCATTGTCGGTCATGATTTTTTGGATCGGCATTTATCCTTCCCCGTTCTTGCGGATGGTCAATGGATCCGTGCAGGAGGTCGTCGATCGGTTGCATCCAGGAATGGCAACAGCTCACCAGCATGACTCCTTGCTTGCCACTGAGGTCACCAGGAATTAA
- a CDS encoding complex I subunit 4 family protein, whose product MGEYSLLIILFAPFFGAIALMFVPREEALLVRMTAAISAGISLLASFYIFLAYDTAKGGFQFVQRYVWSEELGIAFYLGVDGIGGPLVFASAILLFAGIFVSWHIKDRTKEFYMFLLILAAATIGVFMSLDLFFLYFFYEMSVLPMYLLLGVWGSHTKGYLSMTDPEERKLRDSIGFIFNFGSNSKEYAAMKLTLFLSAGAVVALMGILLIYHLSGLHTFDIVVLREQAHFSDTVATLIWFLIFFGFASIAPIWPLHSWSPVGHAAAPAATSMLHAGVLMKLGHFSIIRVAFEILPDATREWMWVAAVLCVFSIIYGGLVSYFAKDTKYVIGYSSSSHMGYIFLGMAALSYISLSGAVIYMFAHALATSMLFAMAGWVYDQTHSRDIPSLGGLVQKMPFIAGAFIVACMASIGMPGTINFIAEVMIIVGSWDAYPFQVVVAVLGIVLTLAYMFKMMRGLFYGRLDPEYAHATDARHWVDRMPLLLLIVCSITLGIFPGHFYEVVRSTVEPMVDRINQVAPLITQNTQGLLP is encoded by the coding sequence ATGGGTGAATATTCCCTACTCATTATTCTCTTTGCGCCATTTTTTGGCGCGATTGCTTTGATGTTCGTCCCCAGGGAGGAAGCGCTCCTGGTGCGAATGACGGCGGCTATTTCTGCGGGTATTTCCCTCCTGGCCTCTTTCTATATTTTTCTTGCTTACGATACGGCGAAAGGCGGATTTCAATTTGTCCAGCGGTATGTCTGGTCTGAAGAATTAGGCATTGCCTTTTACCTCGGGGTGGATGGCATCGGCGGCCCATTGGTCTTTGCCTCCGCAATCCTGTTATTTGCGGGCATTTTTGTTTCGTGGCACATCAAGGATCGGACCAAAGAGTTCTATATGTTCCTCCTGATCCTGGCTGCCGCGACCATTGGAGTCTTCATGTCGCTGGATCTCTTTTTCCTCTATTTCTTTTATGAAATGTCTGTGTTGCCCATGTACTTATTACTGGGCGTGTGGGGAAGTCATACCAAAGGGTATCTCTCTATGACCGATCCCGAAGAGCGAAAGCTTCGGGATTCCATTGGGTTCATATTTAACTTCGGATCTAACAGTAAAGAATACGCAGCCATGAAGCTGACCCTGTTCCTGTCTGCGGGGGCGGTGGTGGCTTTGATGGGGATCCTCCTCATTTACCATCTTTCCGGTCTCCACACCTTTGACATTGTGGTGTTGCGTGAACAGGCTCATTTTTCGGATACGGTGGCTACGTTAATTTGGTTTCTGATCTTTTTTGGCTTCGCCTCTATCGCCCCGATATGGCCCTTGCATTCCTGGTCACCCGTCGGCCATGCCGCTGCCCCGGCAGCTACCAGCATGCTGCATGCCGGTGTGTTAATGAAGCTCGGGCATTTTTCCATTATACGCGTGGCCTTTGAAATTCTGCCTGATGCGACGCGGGAGTGGATGTGGGTGGCGGCTGTTCTCTGCGTTTTCTCTATCATCTATGGGGGCCTGGTGTCTTATTTCGCCAAAGACACCAAATACGTCATTGGTTATTCCAGCTCCAGCCATATGGGCTATATCTTCCTGGGCATGGCCGCCTTGAGCTATATCAGTCTCTCGGGCGCCGTTATTTATATGTTTGCCCATGCTCTGGCAACCAGCATGTTGTTTGCCATGGCTGGCTGGGTGTATGACCAAACCCATTCACGAGACATTCCCTCCTTGGGAGGACTCGTTCAAAAGATGCCATTTATTGCAGGGGCCTTTATCGTCGCCTGTATGGCCTCAATCGGCATGCCGGGGACGATCAATTTCATTGCTGAAGTGATGATTATTGTGGGGAGTTGGGATGCATATCCCTTTCAAGTCGTTGTGGCGGTGCTCGGCATCGTCCTGACCCTTGCGTATATGTTCAAAATGATGCGGGGGCTGTTTTACGGGAGATTGGATCCGGAATACGCCCATGCCACCGATGCCAGACATTGGGTGGATCGCATGCCATTGCTCCTTTTAATAGTTTGTAGCATTACTCTTGGGATTTTCCCCGGGCATTTTTACGAAGTGGTACGGTCGACGGTGGAGCCTATGGTAGACCGGATAAACCAGGTGGCCCCACTCATTACCCAAAACACTCAGGGCCTTTTACCGTGA
- a CDS encoding NADH-quinone oxidoreductase subunit N — MIFQLDLSIADLLLLLPEIFLTLWLCLLLSLDFSLKRMTHQQLAYLSIAGLAVTGLILLGFDQTGITGALFKNMFVLDRMGIFFKLVIVGATALILFMSIDYVQDFRFFRGEYYVMVVMSALGMMFMASSNDLLSVFVTLEFSTFGFYVLVAYLRDDQRSSEAGLKFFILGVFAAGLLAYGISLVYGETGTLIFSEMTGTPGSYGLAIGYILIFAALGFKIGAVPFHAWIPDTYQGAPTPVTAFLSIAPKAAALAILIRMFYVSLASFKPMWVLLFVVASIFSMTYGNIVAIAQKNIKRLLAYSGIAQIGNIMIGLAAGTKQGSDAIMFFLLTYLFANLGAFAVIIAVSRVMKSDEIEDYNGLNRRSPFLAASMLLFLLSLAGVPPLAGFIGKIYLFIAAMKEELYTLLIVGLINIVISMYYYLIVVKKMYINEPTDSSPILASMPIKVAVYVGIAGTVLLGVYPGPFIDWAVSASLMFSNIAGPTAAASLLPGG, encoded by the coding sequence ATGATCTTCCAACTTGACCTTTCCATCGCTGATCTGCTTCTGCTTCTGCCTGAGATTTTTCTCACACTCTGGCTGTGTCTCCTTCTGTCACTGGACTTTTCGCTGAAACGAATGACGCACCAGCAATTGGCCTACCTGAGTATTGCGGGGTTAGCGGTCACCGGTCTGATCCTATTGGGATTTGACCAAACCGGGATCACAGGGGCCCTGTTTAAAAACATGTTCGTGCTCGACCGGATGGGCATCTTCTTTAAGCTCGTTATTGTGGGCGCCACCGCTCTTATCCTGTTTATGTCGATTGATTATGTGCAGGACTTCAGGTTCTTTCGTGGCGAGTATTATGTCATGGTCGTGATGTCGGCTCTCGGTATGATGTTCATGGCTTCGTCCAATGACCTTCTCTCGGTCTTTGTCACTCTGGAATTTTCTACATTTGGGTTTTATGTGCTGGTTGCCTATCTCAGAGATGACCAACGGTCATCGGAAGCCGGCCTCAAGTTTTTTATTTTAGGGGTATTTGCAGCCGGATTATTAGCCTATGGCATCAGTTTGGTCTATGGCGAAACCGGGACTCTGATTTTCTCTGAAATGACCGGCACCCCTGGAAGTTATGGATTGGCGATTGGCTACATTTTGATTTTTGCCGCCCTGGGATTCAAGATCGGGGCCGTCCCTTTTCATGCCTGGATTCCTGACACTTACCAAGGCGCGCCGACACCTGTGACGGCCTTCCTCTCCATTGCCCCGAAGGCCGCAGCATTGGCTATCCTTATCCGGATGTTTTACGTGTCCTTGGCTTCATTCAAGCCGATGTGGGTGTTGTTATTTGTCGTCGCATCCATATTCTCGATGACTTACGGCAATATCGTGGCCATTGCCCAAAAGAATATTAAACGACTTTTGGCCTATTCCGGCATTGCCCAAATTGGAAATATCATGATTGGATTAGCCGCAGGGACGAAACAAGGCAGCGATGCGATCATGTTTTTTCTCCTGACGTATCTTTTTGCGAATTTGGGAGCTTTCGCAGTCATCATTGCCGTGAGTCGGGTCATGAAAAGCGACGAAATTGAAGATTATAATGGTCTGAATCGACGTTCCCCGTTTTTGGCGGCGTCCATGCTGCTCTTTCTGTTGTCGCTGGCTGGAGTACCTCCGCTTGCGGGCTTTATCGGGAAAATCTATTTATTTATTGCTGCCATGAAAGAGGAGCTATACACCCTACTAATTGTCGGACTCATCAATATCGTCATCTCCATGTATTACTATCTCATTGTCGTTAAAAAGATGTACATCAACGAACCCACTGATTCTTCACCAATTCTTGCATCCATGCCGATCAAAGTTGCGGTGTATGTCGGGATTGCCGGAACCGTGTTGTTGGGAGTGTACCCAGGACCGTTTATCGACTGGGCCGTTAGTGCCTCCCTTATGTTCTCCAATATCGCAGGACCCACCGCCGCCGCGTCCCTTCTTCCTGGCGGATAA
- a CDS encoding zinc ribbon domain-containing protein translates to MALVPCPECHKEVSTEARACPQCAFPSPGKHALEEERASGIHTCPQCHGLVSPDARTCPYCRVSLAGGHPQQEDNGESIQETLVCPHCRASYIHTRKVPQPVKPETMPPGKIPSIAPVKRVAPKGSRASQVEPLRKTTALLGPRRPSALWQDPSGSQKFPPPRYPRSKKNSILIGLILLVIVTISVVFGAIWQLNGLNPLETILSWRM, encoded by the coding sequence ATGGCCCTTGTTCCCTGCCCTGAATGTCACAAAGAGGTCTCGACCGAAGCTCGAGCCTGTCCTCAATGCGCCTTCCCTTCTCCTGGGAAGCACGCATTAGAAGAGGAACGTGCATCCGGAATACACACCTGTCCACAATGTCACGGTCTGGTCTCGCCGGATGCCCGCACATGCCCATATTGCCGGGTATCGTTAGCCGGTGGACACCCACAGCAGGAGGATAATGGCGAATCAATCCAGGAAACGCTGGTGTGTCCGCATTGTCGAGCATCCTATATCCATACCAGGAAAGTTCCTCAACCTGTGAAGCCAGAGACCATGCCACCAGGGAAGATACCCTCAATCGCCCCAGTGAAAAGGGTAGCCCCAAAAGGCTCACGAGCCAGCCAAGTGGAACCTCTCCGGAAAACCACTGCACTCCTGGGACCACGACGACCCTCTGCATTGTGGCAAGACCCGTCAGGGTCCCAAAAATTTCCTCCTCCCCGTTATCCACGTAGCAAAAAAAATTCGATTCTCATCGGTCTGATTCTCCTAGTGATTGTGACCATATCCGTGGTATTCGGCGCAATTTGGCAACTTAATGGGCTCAATCCTCTAGAAACCATCCTCTCCTGGCGGATGTAA
- a CDS encoding methyltransferase domain-containing protein — protein MANETKEENHSITQAVSQRYAKAVTNGEQLCCPTGYNHEDLGQFIPEPVLKVSYGCGTPVGLSTVQPGEVVLDIGSGGGIDCFEASRKVGPRGRVIGIDMTDEMLALARTHAPTVAGNLGYPEPNVDFRKGFADAMPVEDDQVDLIISNCVINLAPDKKKVFQEMFRVLRPGGRFTISDIVADQPIPNYLIYDKAKWGDCLSGALTIKDYWGGLREAGFKGLHQVNSIPWRVIDGIQFFSVTLTGYKLVSTSTTPSSVFATLTGPFSQVLDELGTTFTRGNPQQIDERTAELLALAPYHERFIVDEKPVALAVQDSRMLAVFPEEAPCIWEGQFAVLTGPFLEVCDDDHHTFQCGEPVEICSKTHKVLQTTSYQPYFAIINRSREGVDSEPVICGPSTGCC, from the coding sequence ATGGCCAATGAAACAAAAGAGGAAAATCATTCTATCACCCAGGCGGTCAGCCAGCGATACGCTAAAGCGGTGACCAACGGTGAACAGTTGTGTTGCCCGACCGGGTACAACCATGAAGATTTGGGACAATTTATCCCAGAGCCGGTCCTAAAGGTGTCCTATGGCTGCGGAACTCCGGTTGGCCTTTCAACTGTCCAACCTGGGGAAGTCGTCCTGGACATTGGTTCTGGAGGCGGGATCGATTGTTTTGAAGCGTCCCGGAAAGTCGGGCCCCGAGGGCGTGTCATTGGAATTGATATGACCGATGAAATGTTGGCCTTGGCGCGTACGCATGCACCAACAGTTGCCGGCAATCTGGGTTATCCGGAGCCGAATGTGGACTTTCGAAAGGGATTTGCCGACGCCATGCCTGTTGAAGACGATCAGGTGGATCTCATTATTTCGAATTGTGTCATAAATCTCGCTCCGGATAAGAAGAAGGTCTTCCAGGAAATGTTTCGCGTGCTCCGACCTGGTGGACGGTTCACCATTTCCGATATTGTTGCCGACCAACCAATTCCTAATTACTTAATCTATGACAAGGCCAAATGGGGCGATTGTTTGTCTGGTGCCCTTACGATCAAAGACTATTGGGGCGGGCTTCGGGAAGCCGGGTTCAAAGGGCTTCATCAGGTTAATAGTATTCCATGGAGAGTGATTGACGGTATCCAGTTCTTTTCTGTGACTCTCACCGGGTATAAACTGGTCTCCACATCGACCACTCCGTCGTCGGTCTTTGCAACCCTCACCGGGCCATTCTCTCAAGTGCTGGATGAGCTGGGTACCACTTTTACTCGAGGCAATCCTCAGCAAATCGATGAACGAACGGCCGAATTATTGGCCTTAGCTCCTTATCATGAACGGTTCATTGTTGACGAGAAACCGGTGGCTCTGGCGGTTCAAGATTCCCGAATGCTGGCCGTCTTTCCCGAAGAAGCGCCTTGTATTTGGGAAGGACAATTTGCCGTGTTGACAGGACCGTTTTTAGAGGTCTGTGACGATGACCACCACACCTTTCAATGCGGTGAGCCGGTAGAAATTTGTTCTAAAACGCACAAGGTCCTCCAGACCACTTCTTATCAACCCTATTTTGCGATTATCAATCGATCCAGAGAGGGCGTGGACTCCGAACCCGTCATTTGCGGTCCATCAACGGGGTGTTGTTAG